One region of Verrucomicrobiia bacterium genomic DNA includes:
- a CDS encoding inorganic phosphate transporter, with protein sequence MALLYLLVSLLRLTPRLVNLTFGKAQILSAAAMGVMHGTNDAQKTMGIIALALMAATAAGTFDHLPRYLNWLYYPSSSLPAIQEAYNQLGEMARDGQGLPLNLPQAARDFKHAAQNKNPQAQYNLALLYLEGRGVEVNYRLAAEWLEQAVKLKHRPAQEKLAELYQKGLGVPRDEAKAAELLNTLPPPAPPVVFPRRRLEGQPADETAALAWLQQRAARNNADAQAVLAAWYWDGHGGAPRDRAQALRLWEQSAQRQHPEALYCLGLLHRHGLEVPQNLPLAARYFHRAANMEGIKLWIKIVCAITMAAGTAAGGWRIIKTLGHKMVKLQPINGFAAETSSATMIFLATTLGIPVSTTHNISAAIMGVGCARRFNALRWTVVERMVWAWIFTIPISGGLGYLLCRFGQWVGWIQ encoded by the coding sequence ATGGCCCTCCTTTACCTCCTGGTCTCGTTGCTGCGGCTCACCCCGCGCCTGGTCAACCTCACCTTTGGCAAGGCCCAAATCTTGAGCGCCGCCGCCATGGGTGTCATGCACGGCACCAATGACGCCCAGAAAACCATGGGCATCATCGCCCTTGCCCTCATGGCCGCCACCGCCGCCGGCACGTTTGACCACCTGCCGCGTTACCTCAACTGGCTGTACTATCCCTCCTCGTCCCTGCCCGCCATCCAGGAGGCCTACAATCAACTGGGCGAAATGGCCCGGGACGGCCAGGGCTTGCCGCTGAATCTGCCCCAGGCGGCCCGCGACTTCAAACATGCCGCGCAAAACAAAAACCCCCAGGCGCAATACAACCTGGCCCTCTTGTACCTGGAAGGCCGCGGCGTGGAGGTCAATTACCGCCTCGCCGCCGAATGGCTGGAGCAGGCGGTGAAACTCAAGCATCGCCCCGCCCAGGAAAAGCTGGCCGAGTTATACCAAAAAGGCCTGGGCGTGCCCCGGGACGAGGCCAAGGCCGCCGAGCTGCTCAACACCCTGCCGCCGCCGGCGCCGCCAGTCGTCTTCCCGCGCCGCCGCCTGGAGGGCCAGCCCGCGGACGAAACCGCGGCCCTGGCCTGGCTGCAACAGCGCGCCGCCCGCAACAACGCCGACGCCCAAGCCGTGCTGGCGGCCTGGTATTGGGACGGCCACGGCGGCGCTCCGCGTGATCGCGCCCAGGCCCTCCGCCTGTGGGAGCAGAGCGCCCAGCGCCAGCATCCCGAGGCGCTGTATTGTCTGGGCCTGCTCCACCGCCACGGCCTGGAGGTGCCCCAGAATCTGCCCCTGGCCGCCCGCTATTTCCACCGGGCCGCCAACATGGAGGGCATCAAACTTTGGATTAAAATCGTTTGCGCCATCACCATGGCCGCCGGTACCGCCGCCGGCGGATGGCGCATCATCAAAACCCTTGGCCATAAGATGGTGAAGCTGCAGCCCATCAACGGCTTTGCCGCCGAAACCAGCTCGGCCACCATGATCTTCCTGGCCACCACCCTCGGCATCCCCGTCTCCACCACCCACAACATCTCGGCCGCCATCATGGGCGTGGGTTGCGCCCGGCGCTTCAACGCCC